From the Streptomyces syringium genome, one window contains:
- a CDS encoding spermidine synthase yields the protein MAKGKQKQGRGRTAEPVSAQVAGGLAELVPDRDRPRGRTLLIDGAPQSHVDLDDPAYLDFAYQRRLGHIADLVAPPGKPIQVLHLGGGAFTLARYIAATRPRSTQQIIEIDAPLVQFVRTELPLDGGWRIRVRGVDAREGLAKVPDGWADLIIADVFSGARTPAHLTSVEFTGEVRRALRPGGFYAANLADGPPLAHLKAQIATAAAVFPELALTAEPAVLRGRRFGNAVLLAGDRELPVAELTRRAASDPHQARVEHGRALADFTGGAAPVTDAAARPSPAPPPDAFA from the coding sequence GTGGCGAAGGGCAAGCAGAAGCAAGGGCGCGGGCGCACCGCGGAGCCGGTATCGGCGCAGGTGGCCGGGGGTCTGGCGGAGCTGGTGCCCGACCGGGACCGGCCGCGCGGCCGCACCCTCTTGATCGACGGGGCCCCGCAGTCCCATGTGGACCTCGACGACCCCGCGTACCTCGACTTCGCCTATCAGCGGCGCCTCGGCCACATCGCCGACCTCGTGGCACCGCCCGGCAAGCCGATCCAGGTGCTGCACCTGGGCGGCGGGGCGTTCACCCTCGCCCGGTACATCGCCGCGACCCGCCCCCGCTCGACCCAGCAGATCATCGAGATCGACGCGCCGCTCGTCCAGTTCGTCCGCACCGAGCTGCCCCTGGACGGCGGCTGGCGGATCCGGGTGCGCGGCGTCGACGCCCGGGAAGGGCTCGCCAAGGTGCCGGACGGCTGGGCGGACCTGATCATCGCCGACGTCTTCAGCGGCGCCCGCACCCCCGCGCACCTGACCAGCGTGGAGTTCACCGGCGAGGTGCGCCGGGCCCTGCGCCCGGGCGGCTTCTACGCCGCGAACCTCGCGGACGGTCCGCCGCTCGCCCATCTGAAGGCGCAGATCGCGACCGCGGCGGCCGTCTTCCCCGAGCTGGCCCTGACCGCCGAACCGGCGGTGCTGCGCGGGCGGCGCTTCGGCAACGCCGTGCTGCTGGCCGGCGACCGGGAGCTGCCCGTCGCCGAACTGACCCGGCGGGCCGCCTCCGACCCGCACCAGGCGCGGGTCGAACACGGCCGCGCCCTGGCCGACTTCACGGGCGGCGCGGCGCCGGTCACCGACGCCGCGGCCCGGCCCTCCCCGGCGCCGCCGCCGGACGCCTTCGCATAG